From a region of the Tachypleus tridentatus isolate NWPU-2018 chromosome 1, ASM421037v1, whole genome shotgun sequence genome:
- the LOC143254123 gene encoding uncharacterized protein LOC143254123 isoform X2, whose protein sequence is MLHINMDHSQTESAATPSGKKNPFDFFSNIFRRKNKGSETDGTDRSEESLVGSESRLTPENRAHQRSPIFASPQNWNEVNSYDGMFSRSPVSPRKGKTIHQDMEALRLSRGDNPYIQQKLEKISCYEEGFSSPSKSDQEKLVENDGSPCDEEIDENLHAHLIRSPPPHFPRTIAEFVFPDKSDSPRHRPKDTQSGVYPTETTFTASPGIRSQYTSPQIGTRSLLTSLPSVEALQKRDTKKTKDLNPLLCKPCMEVIDPGIKEILQSQKKKFFSSHKRDLNHRDRGPEVILTPQRTMACVSSRPKWSPAVIPCPVSYLPSPALTVTSSISMPGLNGLSGGEEHELPRSLAPLKGVKIKSGSLLASSSVQDLGAPSTSYGSKRESKATSRSLVSGTKFGSKESLLKTTIE, encoded by the exons GAGAAAAAACAAGGGTTCAGAAACAGATGGTACAGATAGAAGTGAAGAGTCCTTAGTAGGAAGCGAAAGTCGACTTACTCCTGAAAACAGGGCTCACCAAAGAAGTCCGATCTTCGCATCACCGCAGAACTGGAATGAAGTTAATTCGTATGATGGCATGTTCTCTCGTTCACCCGTGTCTCCGAGGAAAGGAAAAACCATCCATCAGGACATGGAAGCCCTCCGCCTATCTCGAGGAGACAATCCTTACATCCAGCAAAAACTGGAGAAGATCAGTTGCTATGAAGAAGGGTTTTCATCACCTTCCAAGTCGGATCAAGAGAAGTTAGTTGAAAACGACGGATCTCCTTGTGATGAGGAGATTGACGAAAACTTGCACGCTCACCTGATCCGCAGTCCGCCTCCACATTTTCCTCGAACAATTGCGGAATTCGTATTTCCTGACAAGAGCGATTCCCCACGACACAGACCAAAGGACACTCAATCGGGGGTCTATCCCACTGAAACTACCTTCACGGCGTCCCCTGGAATCAGAAGTCAATACACTTCTCCACAAATAGGAACTCGGAGTTTGTTAACATCA CTCCCATCTGTTGAAGCACTACAAAAGAGAGACACAAAGAAAACCAAAGATTTAAACCCTTTGCTTTGTAAACCGTGTATGGAAGTAATAGATCCTGGAATTAAAGAGATACTTCAGTCACAGAAGAAGAAGTTTTTCTCta GTCATAAGAGAGATCTGAACCATCGAGACAGAGGACCAGAGGTTATACTCACTCCTCAAAGGACAATGGCTTGTGTTTCCAGTCGACCTAAATGGTCCCCTGCAGTCATCCCCTGTCCCGTGTCTTACCTTCCTTCGCCAGCACTGACGGTTACTAGTTCCATTTCCATGCCTGGACTGAATGGTCTAAGTGGCGGTGAAGAACATGAACTTCCCAGAAGTCTGGCTCCGTTGAAAGGAGTTAAAATAAAATCAG GTAGTTTACTCGCGTCCTCGTCCGTGCAAGACCTCGGAGCTCCATCTACAAGTTACGGTTCTAAACGGGAGAGTAAAGCAACTTCACGGTCACTAGTGTCTGGAACAAAGTTCGGAAGTAAAGAATCTTTACTGAAGACGA
- the LOC143254123 gene encoding uncharacterized protein LOC143254123 isoform X1, giving the protein MLHINMDHSQTESAATPSGKKNPFDFFSNIFRRKNKGSETDGTDRSEESLVGSESRLTPENRAHQRSPIFASPQNWNEVNSYDGMFSRSPVSPRKGKTIHQDMEALRLSRGDNPYIQQKLEKISCYEEGFSSPSKSDQEKLVENDGSPCDEEIDENLHAHLIRSPPPHFPRTIAEFVFPDKSDSPRHRPKDTQSGVYPTETTFTASPGIRSQYTSPQIGTRSLLTSLPSVEALQKRDTKKTKDLNPLLCKPCMEVIDPGIKEILQSQKKKFFSSHKRDLNHRDRGPEVILTPQRTMACVSSRPKWSPAVIPCPVSYLPSPALTVTSSISMPGLNGLSGGEEHELPRSLAPLKGVKIKSGSLLASSSVQDLGAPSTSYGSKRESKATSRSLVSGTKFGSKESLLKTSRSSSLDSG; this is encoded by the exons GAGAAAAAACAAGGGTTCAGAAACAGATGGTACAGATAGAAGTGAAGAGTCCTTAGTAGGAAGCGAAAGTCGACTTACTCCTGAAAACAGGGCTCACCAAAGAAGTCCGATCTTCGCATCACCGCAGAACTGGAATGAAGTTAATTCGTATGATGGCATGTTCTCTCGTTCACCCGTGTCTCCGAGGAAAGGAAAAACCATCCATCAGGACATGGAAGCCCTCCGCCTATCTCGAGGAGACAATCCTTACATCCAGCAAAAACTGGAGAAGATCAGTTGCTATGAAGAAGGGTTTTCATCACCTTCCAAGTCGGATCAAGAGAAGTTAGTTGAAAACGACGGATCTCCTTGTGATGAGGAGATTGACGAAAACTTGCACGCTCACCTGATCCGCAGTCCGCCTCCACATTTTCCTCGAACAATTGCGGAATTCGTATTTCCTGACAAGAGCGATTCCCCACGACACAGACCAAAGGACACTCAATCGGGGGTCTATCCCACTGAAACTACCTTCACGGCGTCCCCTGGAATCAGAAGTCAATACACTTCTCCACAAATAGGAACTCGGAGTTTGTTAACATCA CTCCCATCTGTTGAAGCACTACAAAAGAGAGACACAAAGAAAACCAAAGATTTAAACCCTTTGCTTTGTAAACCGTGTATGGAAGTAATAGATCCTGGAATTAAAGAGATACTTCAGTCACAGAAGAAGAAGTTTTTCTCta GTCATAAGAGAGATCTGAACCATCGAGACAGAGGACCAGAGGTTATACTCACTCCTCAAAGGACAATGGCTTGTGTTTCCAGTCGACCTAAATGGTCCCCTGCAGTCATCCCCTGTCCCGTGTCTTACCTTCCTTCGCCAGCACTGACGGTTACTAGTTCCATTTCCATGCCTGGACTGAATGGTCTAAGTGGCGGTGAAGAACATGAACTTCCCAGAAGTCTGGCTCCGTTGAAAGGAGTTAAAATAAAATCAG GTAGTTTACTCGCGTCCTCGTCCGTGCAAGACCTCGGAGCTCCATCTACAAGTTACGGTTCTAAACGGGAGAGTAAAGCAACTTCACGGTCACTAGTGTCTGGAACAAAGTTCGGAAGTAAAGAATCTTTACTGAAGACGAGTAGGTCTTCTTCACTGGATTCTGGTTAA